From Macaca mulatta isolate MMU2019108-1 chromosome 1, T2T-MMU8v2.0, whole genome shotgun sequence, the proteins below share one genomic window:
- the LOC707109 gene encoding LOW QUALITY PROTEIN: olfactory receptor 2T5-like (The sequence of the model RefSeq protein was modified relative to this genomic sequence to represent the inferred CDS: inserted 2 bases in 1 codon; substituted 1 base at 1 genomic stop codon): protein MANTTWMANHTGWSDFILMGLFRXSKHPALLCVVIFVVFLMALSGNAVLILLIHCDAHLHTPMYFFISQLSLMDMVYISVTVPKMLLDQVMGVNQISAPECGMQMFLYVKLVGSEFFLLATMAYDRYVAICHPLRYPVLMTHRVCLFLASGCWLLGSVDGFMLTPITMTFPFCGSREIHHFFFEVPAVTVLSCSDTSLYETLMYLCCVLMLLIPVMVISSSYLLNLLTIHRMNSAEGRKKAFATCSSHLTXVILFYGAAIYTYMLPSSYHTPEKDMMVSVFYTILTPVLNPLIYSLRNKDVMGALKKMLTVRIVL, encoded by the exons ATGGCCAACACCACCTGGATGGCCAACCACACTGGATGGTCAGATTTCATCCTGATGGGACTCTTCAGATGATCCAAACATCCAGCTCTACTGTGTGTGGtcatttttgtggttttcctGATGGCATTGTCTGGAAATGCTGTCCTGATCCTTCTGATACACTGTGACGCCCACCTCCACACCCCCATGTACTTTTTCATCAGTCAATTGTCTCTCATGGACATGGTGTACATTTCTGTCACTGTGCCCAAGATGCTCCTGGACCAGGTCATGGGTGTGAATCAGATCTCAGCCCCTGAGTGTGGGATGCAGATGTTCCTCTATGTGAAACTAGTAGGTTCGGAATTTTTCCTTCTAGCCACCATGGCCTATGACCGCTACGTGGCCATCTGCCATCCTCTCCGTTACCCTGTCCTCATGACCCATAGGGTGTGTCTCTTCCTGGCATCGGGCTGCTGGCTCCTGGGCTCAGTGGATGGCTTCATGCTCACTCCCATCACCATGACCTTCCCCTTCTGCGGATCCCGGGAGAttcatcatttcttctttgaAGTCCCTGCTGTAACGGTCCTGTCCTGCTCGGACACCTCCCTCTATGAGACCCTCATGTACCTATGCTGTGTCCTCATGCTCCTCATTCCTGTGATGGTCATTTCAAGCTCCTATTTACTTAATCTTCTCACCATCCACAGGATGAACTCGGCAGAGGGCCGGAAGAAGGCCTTTGCCACCTGCTCTTCCCACCTGAC GGTCATCCTCTTTTATGGGGCTGCCATCTACACCTACATGCTCCCCAGCTCCTACCATACCCCTGAGAAGGACATGATGGTATCTGTCTTCTATACCATCCTCACTCCAGTGCTGAACCCTTTAATCTATAGTCTTAGGAATAAGGATGTCATGGGGGCTCTGAAGAAAATGTTAACTGTGAGAATTGTTCTTTAG